The sequence CTCAGATTTACCAGCCACAATCTATTCTTATCTTACAAAGAAATGCTTTGTCATTGATTTCATTTACCCATTTGTTGATATACTTTCCTTACCAGTACGTGTTACAAATGTTCAATTGTATAGCCAAACAGAGAAAACCAATTTAAATCGTTTGGTTGAAATTATGAAATTCTATAGATTATCTTATAAGTTggaaaaagtaaataattttatcaaacaacaacatcaaccacaaaaaaaattagttgaTAGTCTGGATgaaaaagatgatgaagaattacaacgtaataaaaaacaacaaaatcaacaaactCAAGATATAACAATGCAATATAAATTGGAACCACCTATTGAtactttattatattttcaaaatcaaaatccaaAAACTATGGTAAAACATATTCGATTATCTCATAgtcaaaaacaaattatttctACAGCTGTACAACAATATAAACCACCTCAAAAATCAACTACTACCACCGCCACCGACACCACCACTACtgttaaaaatgatgaaaatcaaaaacaaaaagatcaattgaaaaaaccaATACCAACAAAAGAAGAATTCAAAAAACCTTTGGTACCAAcagttttaaaagatttcTTTGGTAGAGTCATTCAAACATCACCAGAAACTAAAAAGAAAACTATGGAAGCAACAGCTGgtccaaatattaaatatagaTTCCAAGAAGGTTTTACAAATGCTGTTAAGAAAACAGTGTATGTAAAAGATTTCTTgtaaaagatataaaaataaaataaaaattaaattattaactaaataaatattaattataaattaattttttttttttttttttttttttttttttttaaataatttatttatttatcaaatgaataATTTGGATGTATAATTAATATTCTATGATCAGGATATTGATTTGGTACTAATACAACAAGAGAATTGTCTTTGTTTATCATTTTATTGATAACCATTTTAGTGATTTTAGTTTCTTTTGTAACTTCATCATCAGTGATTATGCCAGACTCCAATTGATCTTTAATGTACCAATCGATAAGatcaatttgttttataCCAGATTTCTCTTTTCCTGATTGTTTAATTTgtaaaactaataattttgataattgtgaatattttgaaaaattcatAGTTAATTTGCCaataccatcatcaccatcttcTTCAGCATGGTTATCgttatcattttcaacatttttgactaaatcatcatcatcatcacctaAAATTACATCATTTGTTTCAACATGAACTATTGATTTCTCTAATAATCTTGCAGCTTCATTTACATATTTTGGTAAAACTTTTGTATCTAAATGTAAACGAGCCAATGATTCCGATAAACGAACTAATGATTCCAATTGTCTAACTGTGATTCTGTATGCTGGAGTTTTTGAACCACTGGTATCCATTTGACGTAATCTATCGTAATGTCCCACCAATAGTTGTACACTTTCATCTGGAATGGTTGGACAAATGAATTTTGTATACTTTatatagtttttaatttcagtTGCAGAGAATGGTGCGTTGAATGCTTTTTCACGTTTTTGATGAGTCAACACGATATGCTCTGCTATTCTATGATCAGATTCTGGATTACATTCATCCAATACCACAAAGAATAAATCGAAACGTGACATTAGTGGACcaccaatatttaaattttgttttaaagttttattacGATCATAACGACCACCAATTGGATTTGCTGCTGCTAAAATACTAGTACGAGCATTCAATGATGCATGAATACCCGCCTTTGCAATGGAAATGGTTTGTTGTTCCATTGCTTCATGAATTGCAACTTGGTCACCTGGCTccattttatcaaattcatcaatacAACAAATACCATTATCTGCCAACATCAATGCACCTgcttcaatattaaaatcacCACTTTCTTGATCCTTTACAACTGTTGCCGTTAAACCTGCTGCACTACTTGCTTTACCAGATGTATAAACTGTACGTGGTAAAAATGATACtaaatactttaaaaatGTACTCTTTGATGTTGATGGATCACCAACAATACAAACATTAATATCACCTCTTAATCTAATCTTTTCTGGTGTTTTCTTATGTACACCACCaaataacattaataatactCCTCTTttaactaaaataaataaattaataaattaataattttttaaataaatatctatataaattattattataaattattattattatactttACTTTCTTCATGACCAAAAATTGAAGGACAAATTGAATTTActaaattttgataaatttttttacttttaatcattttctttaaactatctttttctttttttggtaaAGAATCTAAAAAGGATTCTTTTGATTCAGGTTCTAAATCTTCATCAATGATACCAACTGAATGAGAATGACCACCATGATTATCACCAGATTCTTTACGATTGATTGAGGAAAGTGTTGAAACATTTGAACGAACACTTTGAGAGAAGAAACAAACTCTATAATTCATTTCTCTAACACCTAAATCTTTTaaaccaccaacaccaccaaaaTCATCCTTACCATTTGCATTTGAACCTTCCTTTGTGCTCGATGCTACACCCTTGATAATTTGAGCATTATTACCAATGGACATTTTAGAAACATCTGGAATTACATTCATCGTACCAACAAATGTACATGTATCACCAGCTCTAGCGGTTTCAACCGAATCACCACGTAGAATGATCTCTAATGATCTTGGTACGCTACCACCTGGAATTTCGGAATTGTTTTCTTGAACTCTAACTTTTTGCCAATCAGTGAATGTCGACTCCTCTAAATTTATCTTCCAACGACGTTGATTTGAACATAACGGATTCAAACATTTGGTTGGTTCtgtatatttaaattgttggGCTATTGGTAACGATGAGGTATTACAATCCTTACAAATGAATGACCCAATAACCAACTCTGGTCTAACCTCTGACGTTCTCGTTACTGTACCCGATATAGAACATAATGATCCTATCCTACTTGATCTAAGTTCTCTAATATGTACAAACGTTGAAACATTATAACAACAAATTGATAATACTATCCTTTCTTTATTAACTCTCTCCATAAATGAtggaaaatatttttgtataaaaattgataatccTTGTCTTATCGCTGGTTCTAAtctaatatttatataattttataattaatttaaattcaaccaatttttttttttttttttttttttcctttttttttttttttttttaaatcatacCTAAAATATTCCATTAATAATGCTTTTCCTAAACCTTTATCAAATTTCTCTAAATGTAAGAAATCTATATATAAActtgatttatcattttttatcattCTTTCAACTTGTTGACGATAATAACTTTTATctattttctcttttttaataccattttcgtcatattcattttcattttcattattatcttcattatcttcattattattattattattatttttatcaatttttttttttaatttaaaattatttaaaaattctaaaaatttattttttgtccATTCTTTTGCTTCATCTTGTaccttttgaaattgatgtgTTTGATTTGGTCTTATTGTTGCTTTATCTTCATCAACTCCAGCATCTGTATAtatcatcttttaatttatttattattatttgtaaacaAAAATCTAATGctcaaaaaatgaaaaaaaaaaaaaagtttgaaaaagaaaaaataaaaaaaaataaaaaataaaaaataaaaaaaaaaattggcgCACTTTTTCGACGCTATTTTCTTAGAAAAGTGTTAATCTAAATTTTAAACGATAATGATAAACTAATAAACTAAtaaattggattttttttttttatatacaagaataattaattaagatttattatttgctgatttaattgttgaatttgtaatttaagatgttgaatttgtaaaaataattgttgataataatttcgTATTggaatactattattactatcgttattatttttattattattgttgttgttatcattattattattcttggtaatatctaataaatttatatattgagTTGTTTGAATTGTATGCATTTCTTTTGAAATggatttaatttgattttcttttactAAAATTATATGTTTAGTATTCActctttttataaaattattatattgagATGGTAACTTTATGTGATTTGGTAATTGATGAGACTTCATATGATTCAaacattttatatataatggATCATTAATATCTATTTTATTCTCTTGAAGTTCatttaatttctatttttttggagagaaaaaaaaaaaaaaaaaaataataaaagaaatttttttaaattaataaaaaaaaaaatatacatacATTATATCCaatacaaaataattttataatttctgtattatttttattatcacttTGTTTTTCACTATTTATTGAGTATGTTGGAATTTGTATTTTGTgtgtattaattttaaagaaaaaaaaaaaaaaaaaaaaagtattttaagTAGTAGTAAAATCTGAAAgtttaatattgatttcatatataaaaaactttatttttaatgtttttttttttttttttttaatatttacacaattttttttttcaatggaaatttacaaaaaataaaaaaataaaaaaaatctaaaaaaaaaaaaaatctgaaaaaaaaaaacataaatgatgccattttttttgaattgtaataaaaaaatccaaaatcgAGATCTTTGCAAACTTAATTTTCCattcaacatttttttttaaaatctttcaATAAAGACTAGCAACATCAATGACGACCACAAATTTCAATAACAACACCAATGATATTTCTTTCCACTCCCATTCCAAACCATCACAGCCGCAAAATGCTACCCCAACTTTctccacaaaaaaaaaaaaaaaaaaaaaaaaaaaaataaataaataaataaataaataaataatatcttaaaaaaaaacaaatcaaaaaaaattttaatgtataagaataataaataaagatttattatttgctgatttaattgttgaatttgtaaaaataattgttggtAATAATTTCTCATTGaaatactactattattattatccttattattatttgtaatatctAATAAATCTATATATTGATTAGTTTGAATTGTATGCATTTCTTTTGAAATggatttaatttgattttcttttactAAAAGTATATGTTTAGTATTCActctttttataaaattattatattgagATGGTAACTTTATGTGATTTGGTAATTGATGAGATTTCATATGgtttaaacattttaaatataatggaTCATTATTGTCTATTTTAATCTCTTGAAGTTcatttaatttctaaatttatttaaaataaataattaaaaaaaaaaaaaaaaaaacaaaaaaaaaaaaagtgtaagttttttttgttttaaaaataaaaaaaataaatgatagaGATATAAAGATATGGATATACATACAGTATATCCaatacaaaataattttataatttctaaattatttttattatcgctttgtttttcattaataattgagTATGttggaatttgaattttgtgTTAAAgttatttctaaaatttgaatattttaataatgatttgattttttaaaattacattcTTTTATacaaaggttttttttttttttattaatattgtttttagTAAACTAAATGACTGAAAccataatttaaaaaaaaaaaaaaaaaaaaaatccaaaaatgACACCACccagaaaattaaaatctgaaaaataattaaaaaaaaaaaaaaaaaatccaaaaataaaaaaaaaaacatggggttttaagtaaaaaaaaaactaaaaatgtaaaattagatgtgtaaaaaaaaaaaaaaaaaaaaaaaaaaaacaaaaggtTTTAAGTTATCGTCTTCTAGAATacagtttttttattttttttgttttattatgttttaaaatatctttttaatcTTAACAACATCTACGATGATGACGACGACCAATATCAATGTCAacattaattatatttatatttctaCCTCCACTaatacaacaaccaccacctccCATACAACCATCAAAACCACCATCAAAACATGCAACTGAATTATTACCAATGTTTTTACCAAAGCTACTTAAAGTTGAAATTGAACTATTGATTGACTTTGTTGGATTggaaattgatgaaattgaatctattaaataaaaaaaaaaaaactattagttttgttttattaattttttttttttttaaaaccaaatttCAATTACCGAAAATTGCCAttgtttgattttaaattatttgttcttttattagtttatatttaaaaaataattaataataaaaattttaaaaaaaaaaaaaaaaaacatatttttataactttaaaacattttgaataaattgtctatataaatattttttaattgaaataaaatgaaatgtGTTAATagaaaagttttttttttttaaactattgAAAGGAATTTTCTGAGCCATTTAaagtattttaaatattaattaataaattcaaatatttttaaagctttttttttttttttggtaataggaaaaaaaaaaaaaaaagaaaaaaaaaaaaaaacaaatgaataaaataaatgagtaatgataacaataaaaataataaagaactaatgaaaatattttatatacaagaataattaataaagatttattatttgattatttaattgttgaatttgttgtttaagatgttgaatttgtaaaaataattgttggtaataatttcttattgaaataccactattattatcattgttgTTTGTGATATCTAATAAATCTATATATTGAGTTGTTTGAATTGTATGCATTTCTTTTGAAATggatttaatttgattttcttttactAAAATTATATGTTTAGTATTCActctttttataaaattattatattgagATGGTAACTTTATGTGATTTGGTAATTGATGAGACTTCATATGATCCAaacattttatatataatggATCATTAATATCTATTTTATTCTCTTGAAGTTCatttaatttctatttttattttaaaaaataaaaaaattaaaaaataaaaaaagtgttagtattttgtttttaaaaaaaaaaaaaaaataaaaaattaagataCTCAAACAATTTACtgacacaaaaaaaaaaatagcaTTGTATAAAAGaatgtaattttttaaaaatgaattcattatcaaaacaTTCCCAATAGTTATTTCaagtaatttttaaattaaactCATCAACACAAAATGCAAATTCCAACATacacaattattaataatgaaaaacatttaacttatatcaaaaaataaattaaaaaaataaaaaaaaaaaaatttaaggtTTAAcaccaccaaaaaaaaaaaaaaaaaaattgtgaaaaaaaaaaaaaaaaagatttttgtAGTTATCACCtttgaaattctttttttttttatttttttttaaaatatcttgaatcttaatttcctttttcacacttttttttaataaacaattttttgtttttttattttttaattaacatATTTGTGTGAATAATTCAATCACGATTGCGGtaatttctaaaataaaaaattttcaccaaattttttatttttttttatttttttttttttttatttttttatttttattttttttttttttttttattgtcaATTTTGATCAGTCCCTCACAAGttcatattttatttttaaatcaaaccaataaaataagaaataaaaaaataaaaaataagaaatgaGTATTGGTATACCAGTTAAAATTTTACATGAAGCAGATGGACATATAGTAACAGTGGAGTTAAAAAATGGTGAACTTTATAGAGGTACATTAATAGAGAGTGAAGATAATATGAATTGTAGAATGAAGAATATTACAGTCACAGCAAGAGATGGCAGAAACTCTCAAATGGAATATTGTTATGTTAGAGGTAGTAAAGTTCGTTTCATCATTTTACCAGATATCTTGAAAAATGCACCAATGTTCAAGAGAATCGATGGTCGTGTAGTACTTAAAGGTAAAGCATTAGGTATTGGTAAAGGTGCAACCTTTGAACGTGGTAATTTCAGAGGTGGccgtggtggtggtggtgatcgTGGTGGTTTCAAAGGTGGTCGTGGCGGTGGAGGTCGTGGTGGTTCTATGAATACTTTCCAACAAAGAAGAGGTccacaataaaattaaaaaaaaaaaaaaaaaaaaaaaaattaaagttagtaataataataataataataataataataataataataataataataataataataataataataataataataatagtacacgctctaaaaattttaataacctATACTAGTAACAGCCCatcattaaaaacaaataacaCTCAAATTTATTCGTACGCATTCATTTCCACACAAATCAACAAAACTTATGCaactatattaaaaaaaaaaaaaaaaaaaaaaaaaagaaagaaaagaaaaaaaaaaataaataaataaattattgtaaataataagtatactttttttttttattactattactattagtattatttatttttattttattttattttatttttattaaattttattttattttattttaatttttttttttttttaaaaataataataattaattaattttttattacaatagaaatatcaattattataaattaaaataagttgtttattataatgattctcattgtttttttttttttttttttacactcAACtgaaaaattgttttttttaaataattacacGATTGTGTTATGACATCTTTTACAACAAAACACATTATTGTATAACCTTTTaggattttttaaattatagttattcgaaatattattattattattattattattattatgttatCTTCATATgtatacatttttaaaattgtaggGAAATGGGGATAGAGTCAAAAATGAAATAGAAAGAGGGTtatgttttaattataataaataggAAATGTTGgttattttattacaatttcagttattttgtttttttgtttttttagtttttttttttttcaataaaatttttattaaaaaattctaaaaaaaggaatataTCCATAGTTTGTtccaatattttattttcataaaaaaaattgttttatttttttttttttaaacagtTTGGATTTTTAAACACCTTAACACAcccaacaaataaaaaaatggtttttttttttttttttttttttaaaattttattttaattttattttattttttaaaaataaaagttatcaatttgtaatttaattcattgtgttattattattgaaaatacatatatattttttttgtttttttttaaaattgatctGATCTGTTAGAACTGCAGATTGTTTGTGGTGTGTGGGgttaaaattttctttttttatcatttttattttttttttttttttttttgaattcaagaaaaaaattaatatgataCATTATtccttatttattttctttgatATTAAAGTTCCTCTGAATTTTATTAGATTTGAAAAGTCcaatagtttttattattattatttttattatttttatttttttttttaaaaaaaaaata comes from Dictyostelium discoideum AX4 chromosome 2 chromosome, whole genome shotgun sequence and encodes:
- the mcm6 gene encoding MCM family protein gives rise to the protein MIYTDAGVDEDKATIRPNQTHQFQKVQDEAKEWTKNKFLEFLNNFKLKKKIDKNNNNNNNEDNEDNNENENEYDENGIKKEKIDKSYYRQQVERMIKNDKSSLYIDFLHLEKFDKGLGKALLMEYFRLEPAIRQGLSIFIQKYFPSFMERVNKERIVLSICCYNVSTFVHIRELRSSRIGSLCSISGTVTRTSEVRPELVIGSFICKDCNTSSLPIAQQFKYTEPTKCLNPLCSNQRRWKINLEESTFTDWQKVRVQENNSEIPGGSVPRSLEIILRGDSVETARAGDTCTFVGTMNVIPDVSKMSIGNNAQIIKGVASSTKEGSNANGKDDFGGVGGLKDLGVREMNYRVCFFSQSVRSNVSTLSSINRKESGDNHGGHSHSVGIIDEDLEPESKESFLDSLPKKEKDSLKKMIKSKKIYQNLVNSICPSIFGHEEIKRGVLLMLFGGVHKKTPEKIRLRGDINVCIVGDPSTSKSTFLKYLVSFLPRTVYTSGKASSAAGLTATVVKDQESGDFNIEAGALMLADNGICCIDEFDKMEPGDQVAIHEAMEQQTISIAKAGIHASLNARTSILAAANPIGGRYDRNKTLKQNLNIGGPLMSRFDLFFVVLDECNPESDHRIAEHIVLTHQKREKAFNAPFSATEIKNYIKYTKFICPTIPDESVQLLVGHYDRLRQMDTSGSKTPAYRITVRQLESLVRLSESLARLHLDTKVLPKYVNEAARLLEKSIVHVETNDVILGDDDDDLVKNVENDNDNHAEEDGDDGIGKLTMNFSKYSQLSKLLVLQIKQSGKEKSGIKQIDLIDWYIKDQLESGIITDDEVTKETKITKMVINKMINKDNSLVVLVPNQYPDHRILIIHPNYSFDK
- the snrpD3 gene encoding LSM domain-containing protein (Similar to like-Sm); this encodes MSIGIPVKILHEADGHIVTVELKNGELYRGTLIESEDNMNCRMKNITVTARDGRNSQMEYCYVRGSKVRFIILPDILKNAPMFKRIDGRVVLKGKALGIGKGATFERGNFRGGRGGGGDRGGFKGGRGGGGRGGSMNTFQQRRGPQ